Genomic DNA from Enoplosus armatus isolate fEnoArm2 chromosome 7, fEnoArm2.hap1, whole genome shotgun sequence:
CTCGGTTGAGATTTGATGCAGCCAActcaacaaaaataacatttatttaaatccCAACACTTCAAACCTCCAAGCAAActgttttggggattttgggGTACTGACTTACAAAATCAACAGAGGAAGCCAGAGAGTTCAttgttgtttgctttgctgCCACATGCCTTTGGTGCCGAGGTGTGTATCAATTAGATGTTCATGCGTGTGTTAACATAATGGTGCTATTTAAAAACGTGTCACGCGGACCACCGATCCTAACAGGATAACTGAGACCCTGGAGAGGAGATTTATTGAAAGtatgaaaaaaatgtctttgtctttgtgctcAGGATGCTTATTGTTAACGGGACAAAAAGATTCAACCATTAATACTTAATGAGGAGCACCCGTCCATTCTTCCACTGTGTCATCCTGTCAGGGTGTCACGAGCTTTGCTTTAATTATCACCTAATGAAGGACCTGTTGTCACCTGCAGAGATCCTTTCACACTCAAAGAAAGGCTCCGTGTCCTTTTATACTGCTGCACTCTGTAAATACAGAGCGGCTTTTCATCACCTGAGGAGCCATTAGGGCGTTTGCATTAACAGCCTGATAACGTGCCACTTTCTATCGATGCAGCAGATGAAAATGTCATCAGCAGTTTCGTGTTAGTGTGCAAAGAATATCCAAGATGGGGAAAATGTTCTGAAAAGGAGAGTTCAAAGTCACATTTATCCAGCGAGATGTTTGCCTCTTCACAGCGTTGGCAGGAGAACCTGCAGCAGTAGCcaaaagctgtgttttattatgaaTGAGTGGTGGTGTGTCTCCGCGCGCTGCTGTTTTAATTGACACAGGACCGAGCAGCTTTGATGCATGAGGCTCCTCATTACcgctctctcttccccctcctcacACCTCCCTCGTTCGGAGCGACGGAGGCTGGAGGGAGAGCTCGTCAGCCATGTGACGGGGgaacagcagagacagcagagaggagggctgAGGACGTCACCAAATCAAACGCCCCTTCATTCTCCCAGACTGGGGGAAACCCCTTGAAAACTGACATCAGACGAGAGAGTTTCTACACAGATGAAATGATTCTTATTTAGATATGTGAATCAGTAGATAACATTAGCAAGCACTGTAGCATTAAGGGGTGTTCAAGGTCAAACAAGTCACTCGTTGACTGAATTTTATGTGCGCTGCATAAAGATAGGAAAAGAAAGGTCGACCTCTCTGTCTATAGCCTCCTCATCAAGtctgtaattgttgtgcataTGTAGGAAATGTGGTATTAACACTAATACCATCAATGCATCTATGTGGAAATGATCTATTTCCCATTTCCCAATGCAAATCAACTTGTTTTAAGGAGttgtaaagtttatttttttcttctttctgatACAACCTACTGCCTAGAAAATCTAGAAACAGGATGGTTTCTATTCGAGAGACCATTTAAAAGTCGAACAGAAACGTCTCGATTAGATGGAGATTTGTTGCTGTTTCAACATAACAATGCTCATATGCTCTGCAGAGATAATCCATGTGTGACCATATTTAATACAGTTTACTCTCTTGAAGTACTCGGGCTCTCTACCTGCACTGTGAGCTCATCAGTCAAAGTCTTCACTAAATGTATGTCTTCTTGTCTCAGGTTGTCCGACGGCGTGGGATGAGATTCGCTGCTGGCATCGTGCTGAGGTGGGACAGGTGGTCAGCGTCTCGTGTGCCAATGTCTCCCAGCTGTTTGCTAATAACCAAGGTAAATCCCTTCAGCTCACCTTTGACACGCCTGAGTAACATTTTGAGGCACAGCCACCTCGAGGCCTGGTGCCCTCCAAAGAAATGAGAATGATTTTTGTTGCactctgattttattttttgggcaGCAGAGATGCTTGCATTAGCCCAGTTTGAGGCAGTGTGGAGAAATGATTAATAATCCTGCCAACAGTCATGCTGATCTTTTTATCCTCCTGCTTGAGCCTGGGCTGTATTTCCTCCATTGATGTTGTCAGTCAATACTCTGTCTTAGGGCCATGTCGACTTTGTGAAGAGTGTGATTTCTCAGTTGATTTTTCAGAagccaaaaaaaacaggcagattTAACTTTTACAGCATAATGAACTTCAGTTCATCCATCTTTCAGTTCACAAAGTGACCAGATTATATTTAGATATCTCTCAGGACCAGCGTTGTGCTTTCACTCGGTGGTTTATGGAGACTAGATCTTTTTCCACGCCGATCACGCGGACTCGTCTCCTGTGTCTGAACTTGGCTGCAGAGAGCGCTGCTGTCCTGACTGTTTACAcgacccccacctcctccagagCCCTGTCCCATCCAGCTGGCTGctctaaagaaaacaaaatgcactcaCAATCTTTCATGCATCATCAAATGGCTGACAGACACATCCAGATGCAACTGAGATGCCGTGTTTGTGGATGAACGATGGCAGAAAAATCTGCGTGTTGTCACAAACAGACCGAGGCGGGCAGTAAAATCTTAATTCATCTAGTCAAGTGTAGaattataatgatataaaatgttttggtcGATGTGATCTGTATGATGAAACCTTGTTTGGAGGCCAAACATTTAATGAAAGACATCTTTTATTGAGTGATAAGGTCAGTCTGGGATCTAGGTGGGATGATAAACTACTACTGAGGAATGATGGACTGATCTGACACAGGATGGATGACGGTGGCTGCATCAGAGAATGTCTCTATATGTATTTAATACAGGAGAGttttgtatttagtttgaaGTTTGACAATCACTAGAAACTTGTTACTACCAAACTTAAGGGATCCTTCAAAATGTTACTTGtttatgtctttaaaaaaaaagaatattggCTGATATATAACGTCATCAGATTTTCAACAGTCAAATATTGCAACGTGTCTCCGTACGTCACGTTTACACTTATTTGCACCAGCGAATACCGTTTGAAGGAAACAAAATGCTGACTGGATGACGTTTTCTCTTACATAATGaagaaatgttgttaattaatgTATCTGACAAATCGCTAAAATGTTGACACTCAGCgaatcagtaaaatgttcactgacaacatatttcatttgatttccaCCAAGATATCATACCTGCTAGTGACCACAGCATTATCAGAAATGTTATGGTTATGTTCAGACACTGCCGGTTGACGGTAAGGAAAGATCGTTGTCTTGGTTAATACCGAAAAAGTCAGCAGTGACTTGAGACACAACGCGTTTATTATCATTTAACTgaaaccacgatctttccctaaccttaattCAAGTCATTCGATAGACTATAGGCCGTTCTGTAAAAAGGGCCAGCAGCGGCAGGgcgcatgtacagtatgtgggatGCTGGCTGTAGAAATGATGCGCCTGATAGATTTCCAATAGCAGGgagaatgaaagaagaagaaaaagagacacgGCAGCTCCTGAGTGAAAGTGAAGCGTATACTTTGTGTCGAGGGATCAGGAGGCAGAAGTTGCTGTTGATGACCTCATAACTTGGAGTTAGTGGGTTCCTGGACCCCACTGGATTTCCTCCTCCACAGACACCCAGATAAGTCAAGCGCTGTAGCTGTGCGGTTAGATGCGGCCTATCCAACGGGAGGCTGCATGCggagaaaataatgaattggAAAATCAAAGAGTTCACTGCAAGAGCCAAGAGCATGAGGAAGGAATTGGCGCTGCTTGTTAAGCACGGCGGTGTGAGCACTAGGGCCCTCCCCGGAGCCTCGGCCTTCAACCTCCATTCACATCCAACCATTCACCCGCCGACGCTGCAGGCCTGCAGGCTCCACACAGCACGTTGTACTGAGGCTAATGCAGCTGGATATCGCTAAAACCACCCACGATTCAAACCCCCACACTCTCCTCGGCTCTGCTGAGGAGCCGGACAGGCATATTCCCTTCATGAAATCTCTTATTTCACTCTCAACTCTTTATCCTCCCTCTTGTAAACACGGATTCACACAGAAAACCTGGCGACCTTGAGTGCGTCATGACCTTCGTGGAGTGAGCTCCGTCATTCTGACTTCAGGCCATGGTGGGGGAACATGGCCGCAACTGTGCTTCATTTAAATTCATCGTTTACAGTCTTCACCTGACGGGACTACAGTCACTGTTACCATCTCATACAGGCCGTCGCTGTGATTAACAGTTAACATCAGTCATAAAGAGTCAATAACCCTGTAACACTAAAACATCTACTTCCTTACAAAGTATAGATTATATATTCACAGTTTAAATACACACTGTGCTTTAACATGTACACATCGTCCATCAGTGtcaaatataaacatgtatacAATCATACACTGTGCATAACCACCCACTTCATGTATAGAAAGTAATCTATTACATTAATCATTTTcactatttgtatttgtttagaatttacagaaacatttgactAGTAAATAGACCTTGTTGGtttttatactatatatttttgtaaagcGTCTTTGAGTCGATAAAATGCTGCAATAGACAAAGTAAAGCTGTTTGTTGTGTAGCGTGCACGTGTGTCATTAACAGGCAGATGGAGTTTTAGTCCAGCCCATTTAATCCTAATGAAGAGCAGTGGTGTTATTTCACTTCTGAGAAACTACCAGAGCGCCTGTGCTCATGTGTATCCATGTGTTTATAGCTGCGATGGGATATAGAGCGATGAGAGTGTTTCTGTTCTTATTACTCATCAGTGTCCCAGTAAAACTAATAGGCTTCATCAGGAAAGCTGCATGTTCATGAATCTAAACAACAAAAGGCAACAAATTGAACATTAATCAGCCATCATGCTGTGTTCACATGAAGAACAGACGTCTTTTGTCTTAATGGCTGCTGTCTCTTGTTGGTTAGACATTAAACGTGACTCTTCACcctaaatatacacatatatatatgtatatatacagtatatgtgatcGTTGGACGTCTCATTCCAAAACCACaagcattaatctgctgctacaACGGCCTGCACTCTTCTGGTTCCAGTCTTTCCACcagatttttaaatgtgactgCAGAGATTTGCTCCCactcagccacaagagcatcagtgaggtccaacactaTCAGGTCTCGCTGACAGTCGGCGTCCCGGGTCGTCccaggctcaggctcaggcaGGCCCAGTTCTTCCACATCAAACCATGGAACAAAGCCTGCTCAAGTTCCCTGCTTTCTGGTTGTTGgtgtctcttctgtctttgcCACTGAGACGTTTGTGTGTTCTTTTAGGTTACATCTACAGGAACTGCACTGAGCACGGATGGTCCGAGCTCTACCCCTCCTACGAGGAGGCCTGCGAGTTCACAGAGTACGAAGAGACGGAACCAGAGGTAGATGTTTTAGCCCATTATTTCTGTGTAGTTTTCTCGTTCGGCCTGAATTAATGTCCGAGGAAACAAACTACACCATCACAAGTCTACTCACTGTGATTATTCTGCTTTCTTTGTATCGTCTCATGTTTTCTTCAGGAAACTTCTTGTGTAAATATGTTGAAGAGGCCAAAGCATGTTTTTATCACTTCCATCATCACTACTGGTGGATATCTGAGGACTCGTCAGATGTATTGTTCTTCTGTAGACcggctaacacacacatttttccagGAGATGCCCTCTATTCTCTCTAAGAGACTTTAATTACTAGCCTTTCACCAACAGCCCATAATTTTGCATATTATGACTGGTTATGGCTAAATGACAGATGTTATTTCAAGCAGGCTGTGAAATAGATGATAGAcagttctctccttctctgagACATGACGTGAAGCCTTCAAGACTGGAAAATTACAGCATTGGTCATTTGCTAAGAGGCTAAAATgtcttatatttatttttccctgAAAAGTGACCCTCTTGCTGTCGAGCAAATATTGACTCTCCTCTCTAAGTAGCCAAGGAGGAAGTAGTTTGATGGACGTGCCTGTTCATACAGAGAAGCTTTGCTCAAGAGAAACACTACAGATCACCTGTCAAACCGTAAAGCGCAAGGTTTACGGTTTCACACAGGTTAAAGCAATTTCTTTTTACAAATGCCAACATTTACTGCCTCCACAAAATGCTTTGATGGTACATTGTCTTTAATTATCTCATCGCATTAGTTAACGCTTAAGGATGAGTGTGAAGAGTTTGAGTGAGCAGTTAATAGTTGATACGTAAACGCTAACATGGGTTTAtttctttgattcttttttgtcttttcttgcaTTTCAGACAACATACTTCTCCAACTTCAAACAGGTGTACACTGCTGGCTACGCTacctccctcatctctctcatATCAGCTATTTTTGTCTTCACTGTGTTCAGGTAACGGCAACGGTTTAGCTCACGTTTACGCTCCGGTGAcagtgccctctagtggccTGCAGACACAAATGTCACTCTAGAAGGCATGGACAGATGACGTATTTGGTTGTTTCATTTGGAGGGCTTGTTATTTCTCCCCCAAAAGGTACTcgctaaactaaactaaactaaactaaactaaactaaacacgATTTCCTATCAGGGgttaaaatctgaaaaaaaacccaaaccctCCTTTAAAGACATGAAATCGCTCAGGAAAGTTTCTCTCTGCTCTACAGGAAGTTTCACTGCACCAGGAACTACATCCACATCAACCTGTTCTTCTCCTTCATCCTGAGAGCGAGCGCCGTCTTCATTAAAGATGGCGTTCTCTTTTCTGATGAAAACCTAGACCACTGCTTCATGTCTACTGTGAGTCTGAAACCCAACCACAGCTTTATTAGTGTGTCTGTATTTACCAgtgaaggggtgtgtgtgtgtgtgtgtgggggggggggggttaacctgcattttgttttctggacaCGAACCTCACAACCTCAGAAGAGATTATTATCgcagagagcaggaaggagTGGGATTGAAATGCTGGGAGTGACTGAGCGGAGCCTGTGAGAGCATCAATGACAAGTGTCtcccttcctgtctttctgctgaTGAGGCAGCCCTGAGTGAAGGTAAGGGTCCCTCTTGTGTGGCTTCGAGGGACCAGCATCAGCACATCACCGTGACTCACTCGGATGAAAAAGCCCTCGTGCTCTCTCTGACCCAAGAACTGAATCGTGACAGGAAGGAAAACGAGTTGTGATGAACGGATGAGGCGATGGTGTTGGAAAAGGCAGAAAGCCCTcttttacatatattatattttaacttttgcattatttatgtCTTGTCTTAGATTctcttttcctcatttctcatttacttgtgtgattttcttttgtgcatATTGTTTGAGACGACCGCTTCACTGTAAATGTTGAGCATATTACGAATAAAGCACTTAACTTCTGCATGGATCATCAACCTGTGGGGGGTTCGTTTTGCATGACGTGTAACTTTAGCCTCCTTTAGCATTATATCATGCACAGACATCATGTGCATCTTTAAGACCctctcattttaaagtgaaCCAGCTAGAAAGAATTTCAGGCTTTAATatgaaaagggagaaaatgtaCCCCTGAATATcctcaaagccttttctcttgagACAAATCCAACTCACTCGAGAATTTCCGCCTTCATATAAATAACCTGCCATTACCTTCTTTGCCCTCAAACGTATTATCATTACAAACCTCCCTGAGGCCCATAAATGGACGTGAGAGGCCATTATCATTACGACCACTCTGATAAATGACACCCACAGACTGATCTGATGCTTGTGGCTTTTGTTGTTTTCGTCCCGCAGACATCCTGTAAATCAGCCGTGGCCTTCTTCCAGTTCAGTATCCTGGCCAACTACttctggctgctggtggagggcATGTACCTGCAGACGCTGCTTGCTCTCACCTTTGTCTTCCAGAAGAAATACTTCTGGTGGTACATACTCATCGGCTGGGGTGGGTGCCCTGCTGATCGTGATCCTTCAGTTTCACCTGTCTCTGTTTGCCTTcgttttctgtcttcctctctctgtctcttgttaGAGCTCCGCTTTGACTCCTTCCTAATGATCGGGTCACTCTGTTTGTGCCTCTCAGGTCTCCCAACAACAATCATAACGGCGTGGATCCTCACTCGAAACTTCTACGATAACAGGGGGTGAGCTCTGCAGTAGAATATCAGAGAAAATGTCACCTTTCAATGAGGCGCACTCAGGTGTCCTCCCAATAAGACCCACTGACATTCATTCATGTATCCAACCACCACAGAACCTGGTATGTGGGACATGATGCCTTCACGGGGGCATCAAAAACACTATTGGGGACTTTATGTGGTTGTTAAATACATCGTGGTGATTGTACGATGTGATTGTGGATGACGTCGTTTTACAGAATACTCAGCAGGGatgaataaaagtttaaaataaataaaagatgaagaCCTTCCCATGAGTTGTCGTGTGTTTCGTGATGAGATGTACAATATTGTACTTCTGTGACTGCCTTGTTTATCTCATTACCGTCtgttgtgtgtctcaggtgcTGGGATGACACAGATGTGTCCTTCATCTGGTGGATCATAAAAGCTCCAATAACCGCATCACTACTGGTGAGTCCAGAGCAGTTTCAGTGGGAGCTATTGTGGAATTATAAGAGTCCTCAATCTTGGATACGGCCTGTGTTGGGAACAC
This window encodes:
- the ghrhrb gene encoding pituitary adenylate cyclase-activating polypeptide type I receptor; translation: MSLESPFISGSCWLKWMATLLHSGLLLQPAVWGTTEAIHPDCALVVQHMKAQEECNQMLKQEENNHSSRAGCPTAWDEIRCWHRAEVGQVVSVSCANVSQLFANNQGYIYRNCTEHGWSELYPSYEEACEFTEYEETEPETTYFSNFKQVYTAGYATSLISLISAIFVFTVFRKFHCTRNYIHINLFFSFILRASAVFIKDGVLFSDENLDHCFMSTTSCKSAVAFFQFSILANYFWLLVEGMYLQTLLALTFVFQKKYFWWYILIGWGLPTTIITAWILTRNFYDNRGCWDDTDVSFIWWIIKAPITASLLVNFIIFINVIRILVQKLRSPGVGGNDTSHFKRLAKSTLLLIPLFGMHYMVFAFLPENTGAEGRIFIELGVGSFQGFVVALLYCFLNGEVQAELKKRFWKWQTQSYLSYSKRRRTLFTESSTVTQISVLDKSSPKDQPASETHALAPSSVSTV